From a region of the Dictyostelium discoideum AX4 chromosome 2 chromosome, whole genome shotgun sequence genome:
- the dyrk1 gene encoding DYRK family protein kinase, translating into MDSDAKSRNDAPIIKLSIDLIKTYKHINQVYYTAKAKKKQQAQQQAQQQAQQLQQQAQQQQHQLQQQQQLLQQQQQQQQQQQQQQQQQQQQQQQQQQQQQQYQQQHNNNINNNNNNSNINNKNNNNNNTNFNTSNNNNNTNNNSNNNSNNNNSNNNNNNNNINNINNININNKNNNNNNNNNNNINNINNNNNKNNNNNNNNNNNDDNNNINNNNSNNNNNNNNNNNNNNNNNNNNNNNNNSNNNNNNNNLNNNNSNNNYNNNTTTTSSSNNNNNNKQSKYNDGYDDENADYIVRIGEVFVDRFEIISSLGKGSFGQVVKAFDSVLKEYVAIKIIKNKVPFYNQALIEIRLLELMNNKDPEDQYKIIKLKHHFKFRNHLCIVTELLSYNLYDLLRNTHFHGVSLNLIKKFAHQILTALFFMSTPEVDVIHCDLKPENILLRNPKRSAIKIIDFGSSCHSNERMYKYIQSRFYRSPEILLELEYSFSIDMWSLGCILVEMHVGEPLFSGQNEQDQLTKIIEVLDLPPSHMIDSSPKAKKFFTKDPINSTYQLKKNEKLKTNVEFCKKKLSEIIGVETGGPQSRRKNEPGHALVDYLKFLDLIEKMLIYDPQKRITPLEALQHSFFLTDETSQPPQQQSQQQSQQQSQQQSQQQSQQQSQQRRQSNTDNNFSNNNPINNYNSPSSKSPHQQLQQQQQQQQQQQQQQQQQQQQQQQQQQQTYSPTTQQSNHKLVDQMKKASMKDKSPHSNISNILNDSEEDNSKVHINSNTSDNMQARINFQVENQSNIYNNNNNNNNNNNNNNNNNNSNNYNNSNELSPNPPILPNLKDLLPHNNNNI; encoded by the exons atgGATTCAGATGCAAAATCAAGAAATGATGCACCAATCATCAAACTTAGTATCGATCTCATAAAAACATATAAACATATAAACCAGGTTTACTACACTGCCaaagcaaaaaaaaagcaacaAGCTCAACAACAAGCTCAACAACAAGCACAACAATTACAGCAAcaagcacaacaacaacaacatcaactacaacaacagcaacagctactacaacaacaacaacaacaacaacaacaacaacaacaacaacaacaacaacaacaacaacaacaacaacaacaacaacaacaacaacaacaataccagcaacaacataataataatattaataataataataataacagtaatattaataataaaaataacaacaacaacaacaccaacttcAACACtagcaacaataataacaacaccaataataatagtaataataatagtaataataataatagtaataataataataataataataatattaataatattaataatattaatattaataataaaaataataataataataataataacaataataatataaataatataaataataataataataaaaacaacaataataataataataataataataatgatgataataataatataaataataacaatagtaataataataataataataataataataataataataataataataataataataataataataataataataatagtaataataacaataataataataatttaaataataacaacagcaataataattataataataatacaaccacaacatcttcatcaaataataataataacaataagcaaagtaaatataatgatggatatgatgatgaaaatgcaGATTATATAGTTAGGATTGGTGAAGTGTTTGTAGAtagatttgaaattatatcaAGTTTGGGTAAAGGTTCATTTGGTCAAGTAGTAAAAGCGTTCGATAGCGTATTAAAGGAATATGTTgctattaaaatcattaaaaataaagtacCCTTTTATAATCAAGCCTTAATTGAAATTAGATTACTCGaattaatgaataataaagatCCAGAAGATCAATACAAAATTA taaaattaaaacatcatttcaaatttagaaaTCATCTTTGTATAGTAACcgaattattatcatataaTCTTTATGACCTATTAAGAAACACTCATTTCCATGGtgtttcattaaatttaattaaaaaatttgcaCATCAAATACTGACtgctttattttttatgtcAACCCCCGAGGTTGATGTTATTCATTGTGATTTAAAA ccaGAGAATATATTATTAAGAAATCCAAAAAGAAGtgcaattaaaatcattgatttTGGAAGTTCATGTCATTCAAATGAAAGAATGTATAAATACATACAGAGTAGATTTTATAGATCACCAGAGATCCTATTGGAATTAgaatattcattttcaattgatatgTGGTCATTGGGATGTATATTAGTGGAGATGCATGTTGGTGAACCATTATTCAGTGGTCAAAATGAACAAGATCAATTAACCAAAATCATAGAGGTATTGGACCTACCACCATCTCATATGATTGATTCAAGTCCTAAAGCAAAGAAATTCTTTACCAAGGATCCAATTAATTCGAcatatcaattgaaaaagaatgaaaaattGAAAACAAATGTTGAA ttttgtAAAAAGAAACTATCAGAAATTATAGGTGTTGAAACAGGAGGCCCACAAAGTAGAAGGAAAAATGAACCAGGTCATGCGCTAgtggattatttaaaatttttagatttaattgaaaagatGTTAATTTATGATCCTCAAAAAAGAATTACACCTTTGGAAGCTTTACAAcattctttctttttaacTGATGAAACatcacaaccaccacaacaacaatcacaacaacaatcacaacaacaatcacaacaacaatcacaacaacaatcacaacaacaatcacaacaacgaCGACAGTCAAATACCgacaataatttttcaaataataacccaataaataattataattcacCATCCTCAAAGTCACCGcatcaacaactacaacaacaacaacaacaacaacaacaacaacaacaacaacaacaacaacaacaacaacaacaacaacaacaacaacaacaaacataTTCACCAACAACACAACAATCAAACCATAAATTGGTTGACCAAATGAAAAAAGCATCAATGAAGGATAAATCACCTCATTCCAATATCTCAAACATTTTAAATGACTCTGAGGAAGATAATAGTAAAGTtcatattaatagtaatactaGCGATAACATGCAAGcaagaattaattttcaaGTAGAAAACCAAagtaatatttataataataataataataataacaacaataacaacaataacaacaataataataatagtaataattataacaatagtaatgaaCTATCGCCAAATCCACCtattttaccaaatttaaagGATCTTTTAcctcataataataataatatttga